The Chryseobacterium sp. G0186 genome includes the window TATCCAGTTTTTTTTATTTGATCTTCAAGGTTTTTAATGAATAACGATTTTCCTTTTTTATCAAACAATTCTTCCCATCCTTCTGAGGTTTGAATTTGTGATGTAGGTATTGTCGTAATATTGTTTACTACTGGTAATACAAATGATGAATTTTCTATTTTTTTCATAATGATATTATTTTTTAATTCCAAAGTAGGTTATTTTTAATTTGGGTAACTATTGTTTTTTTTATAAAAAAAAGGGAATTATCCCTCTATCTCCTGATTTAAATCAAAGACATTTACAAGCTGTATTCTTTTTTATATAACTCCCATATTTCCTTTCTTACTGCTTCTTGTATATAGTCGTCTTTGGTTGCCATTTTAAATTCAAATATCCAATCTTCTTTGTCAATTTCAACAATTAGATCTGACCTAAAAAAACCATCATCAACTTTAATCTGTTCTTCTTCTCGAGGGTTTCTTGCATTCTCATTAGTTACTAGAAATTTTTTCATTATTTCTTTTAAACTTTCTTCACCAATTTGACCAAATGTTCGTGTCGTATTTTTATCTTTAATTCCATTGGAGTCTATCCAAACAATCTTCACTTTATCATACTTTAAACCTGAACCTTTTTTCTCGAAAACAGATCTGTAATATTTAGGTTCATAAATCAAAATTAATTTCTCAATACGGATTATCCATTCGTTTATTCTTCCTATAATATCAATCACATTGAGAGAATCAATTTTTTCATGTAGAAACTTATTGAAATTTTGGATCGCCCTGTTTTTCTCTTCCTCAATATCCTCAAAATAACTATCTGTAGACTTTTTATATAGGTTTTTATCTGGATTCCTCAGTTCATGCATAACTTCCTTTTTATTCATTTTTTTTATTTGAATTATCGGAAATCCAACATAAAATGTCCTAGGTTTAATCGTCATTTGATTAAGTTTTTGAACGATGTTACTTATATCAATTTTCATATTATCTATTTTAATGGGACAAAGGTATGGAAAAAAACATTAGTTACCCAAATTAAAAGTGGTAATTATTTAATTAAAATGTAATATACTGTATATCAATTAAAAAAAATATTGTAAGTATAAATTAATACTACGATGATACGCTAAAATATGCTAAAATTAACTTTCTCATTTTGTTTTCTCAAAAAATACACTTACATATTAATGGGATGATTAATCATTCAATAAACTTCCAAATAAAATTAATAATATGGAAGAAAAGTTATTCAAATATTCTGTAAGTGAGAGAATATTTAACGAAAAGTTGGAAGATGGTAAATTTTGGGAAGTTAACCAATCCATTATTCCAACAGAAACAACAATCATAGATTTTGCGACATTAATTACCAGACCAAAGGCACATTCTTGGAGTGGTGGTATTTTTAAAAAATCGATAAGTAATAATGAATGGGTTCAGTCATCTATTATCGGATTGGATTTTGATAAAGGAGAAATTTCATTAAAAGAAGTTTATCAAAAATTTGAAGAATTTGGGATATGTCCTAATCTTCATTATGATACATTTGGAACTTCGGCAGAACTTCATAAATTCCGGGTAGTTTTTTTCTTTGATAGTACTATTGATAACATTAGTATTTATGATAAGATTATGATTGCCTTAGAAAAAATATTTTTTATAGACCCTAAATGTAAAAATCCTTCCAGAATATTCTATGGTGGAACCAATGTAAAAATAACTAGTACTGTACCTGTATCACTATTGAAATTCATTGAATTTATTGATATTAATAAAATATCTAGAGATAATTATCTTACAAGAAATATTATTGGTACAAATTCAATTACTGCTAATTTCTGTAATAATCTATATAATGATTATAAGGATAAACACTTTTTAGCACATAACAATAATTTTAATTGTACTTCTTTAAAAGGGGGGAAAATCGTTGATTGGGATATGGCAAGAAAAAAGGTGAAAATTCTGGATAGTTTTTTTAATGGAGAATGGCTAGATCATAATCAACTTTTTGGACTGGTCACCAATATTATATATATAAGAGGTGGTGAGAAGAAAATAAAAGAAATAATGAAAAAATTTAATTTAGAAGGTAAGACAAAATATAATTCTAACAATTTCGCCATTATACCTTATGTCAAAAAGATGAAATATTATTCAATGCCTGTTTATAAGTTTTCCCCTCATATTGAAGATAGTGAAATTCATGATATAATTACTGAAGTTAATAATATTAGAGGACATGTAGAAATATTAGAGCCGATTAATAAGATAAGTCTTAAAGAGGCAGAAGAAAAGATGATCTCAAGTTTTAATAAAGTTCTCGACAATGATGAGACGAATAAAACTTATATATTTTCATTACCAACTGCCATAGGAAAAACAAGATTATTAACTAATGTTGAAAAATGTGTTATTGCATTACCAACTAATAATCTTAAGAATGAGGTGAAAGAGAGGATGGTTATAGATCATACTTTTTCACCGGATACTATTAAGTTTTTTGGTAATTCTCTTAATAAAAAAATAGAATATTATTATCAAATAGGTTTACCAAAGAAATCAATGGGATTAATTGGACAAATCTCCGAATTTAAATATCCAAGTAATTGGGATGATATTAAACTGGCTGCAGATTATATAACTCAACTTGAAGAATGTAAGAACCCAAATAAAACTGTTTTAACTACCCATAAAAGAGTTTTAAATTCAGATTCTTTCATACATAAAACTATTATTTTTGATGAAGACCCTCTAAATTCACTGGTAGAAATAAAATCTATGTCAATTAAAGATATCATTGGAACTCAATACTTACACGATCCATTGAAAGAAGTTGCAAATTTTTTCTTACCACTTGAAGCTGGTATTTATGAAACCCCAAACTTTAAAATCAATCATGATAATCTTGCTGACTTCATCCATGATAAAAACATTTTTCAAACTAATGTTTTCGATTTTTTTAATAGTAAGTTCTTCATTAAAAATGAGGATATGGTCTATTACATAATAAAGAAGGAGCTTCCTATTGACTCAAAAAATATAATTATGTCCGCAACTATTCCGGTTGAATTTTATAAGAAATTATATCCTGAAATGGAATTTGAAGTTTTTGATATCAAACATGTTGAACAAAAAGGGGAAATAATACAATATACAGGTCGATCATGTTCTAGAAAAGGATTGAACATCTATGGTAAACAAATTAGTGATGAAGTTGGAGGTAAAACTGTAATTACATTTATTGATCACAAAGAAATTTTTCAAAACTCACCAAAAGAAGTTCATTTTGGTAATTGTTCTGGCTATGATAATCTTAATGGACAAAATATTACGATTGTTGGTACTCCGCACCGAAATAATGTTGAATATTTTCTAATGGCAAAATTGATGGGAGTTAATTTTGACATAAAAAATTCGTCAATGACCTATCAAAAAATACAGTATAATGGATTTGAGTTTATGTTTAATGCATTTGATAATGAAGATTTAAGAAATATTCAATTATCCTTAATAGAATCTGATTTAATACAGGCGGTAGGACGAGCAAGAACATTAAGAAATGATTGTAAAGTGGAAGTATATTCAAATTTCCCTTTGTATGTATCAGATCAATTTATTATTAAGAAGAAAATAGCATAGGCTGTTAAATAAGTAAATCATGATTTCATAGAAAAATGATAAATTACTTCAATTTTTAGATTTTTTTCCAGAAATTTTTTTATTGAGATTTCAGTTAAATTATTGAACCCAGGTTTTTTTATCAAAATACCATAGGGGGAGGAGGGAGGATTTGAGCCCCCCTCTAGAGGGGGGATAATGATGATTTTTAGAATATTATAAGAAGGGAGAGATTGACTCCCTTCTTTATTATATAAAAGGTATTTATTATTATTTTGTCCCTATAGTAATCTTCCGTAGACTTATAGTGTTTTCCTTTATATTACAATAAAAGGTAACGCATTCTGAAAGTGCTAAATAGTGCTAAATGCTTAGGCTTAAAGGTATTTTCGCTTTAAATTTAATCTGTGATTAAAACAACCACAAAATGAGAATAAAATACAATAGAGTTTCTACATTACTTCAAACAGGAAATCGTTTTGAAGCAGACAAAGAAAAATATGATATGGTTTTTCTTGATAAAATATCCGGATCGGTAAGTTTTAAAGACCGTCCCAAATCTAAAGAACTCATTAAACTGATTGAAGAAGGGAAAATTTCAGAAATCGTGGTAGAAGAATTTTCAAGACTCGGAAGAAACACTGGAGATGTAATCCAAACACTGGAATGGTTGGAAGATGAAAAGATTAATGTGGTTGTAAGAAATATAGGTCTTCAGTCCAGACCTAACGGTAAGAAAAACGCAATATGGAAAATGATTTCTTCTGTAATGTCTTCACTATATGAAATGGAACTTGAGAATATTTTGGAAAGAACTAGTGTTGGGAGAATGGTTTATCTTCAGAATGGTGGAATTTTAGGAAGACCAATTGGAACCAATGAAGGTGATTCCAACTTTATTAACAAACCAAAAAATAAGAAGGCATTAGAATATCTTAAGAAAGGAAGAACCCTGAGAGAGATAGGTAAAATTCTTGAAATGTCAACAAAGACGGTTATGAAAGTAAAAAAAGTGGCAATAAAACTTGAAATGATTTAATTAAAAAATTGTATCCTAAGATATATAATACTAGTTGTTTCCTCCGGCAAAACAATATTTTAAGAATTTTTAAAAAAATATTATGAATTTGAAATAGATATCGATGTTTTTAAGTGTAATAAAATTAATATTTCCCCTAACTAAAGAGTGAAAAAACTCTATGTACCCCACTATAAATGGGATTTTGTTTTTAGTTTAAATTTAAACCGGGTATTATAATTTCAGGCAAAAAAGGTTTAAAATGATAGTGTAAAAGTTCTTAAATATGAAAAAATGGCTAATAAAATCACTAAAATAAATATACTTTAAATACTTATTTTGCAGTTTGTTTTTTCAAGATTTCTAATAAATCTTCTTGAGATTTTATTATTTTTTTCCAATTAACTTCTGAAGAAGAAAATATTTGATCCTCAATTATCATATTCCCTTCACCTCTAAATAACCAGTTGGCATTCAAATCAGGATAATTATATAGTATTTTTGCTATATTCTCCTGAGATAATCCTCCTCTTTTTCTTCCTTTTCCGATTAAACCTACAGAAATACCAGCCTCAACGGTAAGTTTATTATCGTTTAAACCCTTGTATTCCATGTATTTATCTAATCTCTCAAAAAAATCACTCATTATTACTATATATTCCTTGATTTTTATTGTAATATTGATATATTTGTCTGTTTTGTATTTGAAACAAACTAAACAATGGATAAAAGTACACAAAAAAGACTGACTTACAATACTCAAATAGTCAAAGTTCTCTCATCATCTTTTGAGGTTTCTGAATATTTCGTTCGTGAAAGTATTAAAGGAAACAAGAGTAGTTTCACTGCGGATGAAATAAAGAAAAAATATAATGAACTTAATAACCCAACTCTTGAAAAAATAGAGGAATATAAAAAAGGAAAATAACTATGAAAAAAACTCAATTAATCATCGGAATCAGTATTCTATTATCTTCATGCGGAAACCACAATGATGAACCTATAGAAGAAAAGAATACAACTCATCAACTTACAGGGATCTGGCACAAATACAAAACAGTTATTATTAGCGGAAAGGATAATACAATCCTACAATCTTATGAACACTCCAAATGTGAAAAGGAGTCAATTCATGAGTTTAAGAACAACAATAAGTATTATCTAACAACCTTTGTCATGAACTTTTCAACAAATCAATGTAAACAATCCGGTACTACAGAACAATTACCATATAACTACATTCCCACCAATAAGTTACTTGACATTGATGGGGAAAAATATTACTTAAATAAATTAACCAACCAAGATATGGAACTTCAGGAATATGATTATTACGATCAAAACGGAGATGGTCAAAAAGACAAAAAGATTGACTACTACAGAAAATAATATATACATTAAAATATAACCGGATGTACTATAATGATTACCTAAACCTCTTTGACCCCGAATCCTTATTATCTCACAAGTTTATTATTTCATTTCTTATCTGTTTTGGATTCTTTTTGTTTCTGTCCCATTTAATTTTTGGAAAACGTTCTGGTAAAGATCATACATCTATTATTTTGAACAAAACTTTAAACATTGTAGGATATATAGTCTATTCTTTTTTACTGATTACAATCATTGATTATAATTACAATTTCGACAAAACAGAATTTTGGTTCTCTGAATTTGAACCTGTACCTGATATAATAAAGCAACATATCAATGAAAAGTACTCTGATAATAATGAATCATATCAAGAAAATAATATTGAATCGACTTATACAGGCTTTAATTGGTCAGAAATAAGTATCACTCCTGAAGCGGAAAAACTTATTAATACTTCAAAAGTAATTAGTCAATATAATCTTAATGATGAACAGATATTACAATTAAAAAAAATATTGAGTGATCCCAACCCAGACCCAAAAGATTTATCCGGAAAACCATGTAATTCTGAATCAAAGAATTGTAAATGGTGCGGAAAGGAATTCATTCTTGAAAGCAAATACTACTCCTCTAAACAATTGTTGAGTAATATCGTAGAACCTGTCGAAGATCCGCTTCAATTAATAGGACTTTTAATAAACATTGGTTATGTTGATCCGGTTAAATGTATTGACAGTTACGAAAATGGAAATAAATACCAGTGTATTGTTATTGAGGATAAAGAATTTTGTTCTTTAAAATGTGAAAGAGAGTTTAAAAATTCAAAAAGATATTAAAATAAAGTCCAAATTATCTTGCCAATGTCGCTCCTAATAAGTATCTCAAATTTCTAATAGAGTAAGCTCAATATAAAATTATATTAAAGTAAAAGAATAATAGTTTAAATTTAAACCAAGTAATATTAAATTTAACTAGACAACTAAATTTGAAAGAGTAGCCTATTTTAATACTTCGCAAATGAAAATTCGAAGTTTTAAAATATTTTAGTAAATTTATGAATAATCAAAACATTTAATGAACATACATGATAAAAACATCAAATTCTTATTAATAACCCCCTAATACTTATCAGTATATTGCCAAACACTTTTGATGAATATTAATTACGATTTATATTTATTGGTGATTCTAATTTTTCACATATGATTTAACCCAATCATCTTTAATCTATTAAAAATTTAGCTAGCTATATTTACTATAGTTAAAATTATATAAAAAAAATAAAACCATGAAAGAATTTAACAGAATCTTAGCAATTGAAATGTTAGAAAAAGCAAAAGAAATCTACAATGACATAATGATAAATTATTCTAATGTCCTACCAAAAAACATTACTGACGCAGCCGAAAGAACAATCTACCAAGATATACCAAATCATATTAATAATTTAATAGATATATTGAATTTATCAGAAAAAAAACAAACGTTTCATAAAATTCAAAGCATAGATGAGGCAATAATATTTTTACAAAATAATGAATTAGATGATTCTATTAAATATGCATTACTAAATAAAGATCTATCAGGTTATAGTTTATTAAGAGATGAAAATCTTTCTCTTAAAGATATATTAAATAATATCTCATTTATGATTGACAATAACATTCAGTATTTATCCATCCAAAGAGCAACAGGAAAACTTGCAAAAGGTGAGTTTTAATCAAGTTAAGCATAATTACAATGAATCCCGAATTGTATTCGGGATTTTTTAATTAAAATAATAATGAATGGAAAAATACAAAAATTTCAAATCTTTATTAGAATATTTCATAGCCCATCTCGAATGGCTCACCACAAAAGATATTAAGGGACGCGGGTATAAAATCTATATTAGAGATCTAATAGATGGATCAAATTTTTACGAGACTGGCCAGGGTTATAGAAATGGAAACATTCAAAATCAGGTCCAAAATTGGAGTCAGTATGAAGATGGATTTATATATATCAATATCCAACCAAATTATGGTAAATATAACACAGTAAAATGTTATTTAAATTGGGCTGAAACAGGATTAAATATAACTACAATCTGGAACAAAAATAAAATTAATTCACTAGAGTTACAGGAATATCAATGGTGGACAAAACCACCTAAAAGAATTAAGTTAAATACATCTAAAACGGTAAATGAACTTGGATTATTTGATAATAAGCTCCCAAACGATAATTTAATTTTTTTCTTTAATAATTTTAAAACACTTCTAATTGATTGGAATAAATTAGAAAAAAAACAACAGAAAATGAAAAATATTCAATTATATGTTAACCTCCTTGAACAAAATAAAAACATAATTTTAACAGGTGCTCCAGGGACAGGAAAAACATATTTAGCAAAACAAATTGCTAAAAGTATGATAGGTGTTGAAACTGATGAAGACCTTGAAAAAAGTGGACAATTTTACTTTGTTCAATTCCATCCATCTTACGATTACACTGATTTTATAGAAGGACTAAGACCAACGAAGCCTGATATAAATGGTAATATTGGTTTTGAATTAAAAAATGGGATATTTAAGGAGTTTTGTAAAAAAGCTATTGATGTTATGGCAATTACAAGTGGCCAAATAACAGAATTTACATTGGATGGTTATTTAAAATATTTAGAAGTACTAGAGTTAAACATAAGAACAATTAATAATTATAAACTAAGAATAGAACAATTATTAGGAGAAAAAGAAATAACTTCAAAAACTGATAGAAAAATCATTGACAAAAGTACATACCAATCATTGGAAGAAATTTGTGATAACTTTGATAATATAAAAGACTTTGATGATAGTAATAAGTTTCACCGTCAATACTCTTCCGCTGTCTATAATTTGATTAATTTCAAAGATAATTTATTAACTAAACAGTCTAAAAAACTGGACACTCCACCGCCCTTTATTTTTATAATAGATGAGATTAATAGAGGTGAAATATCAAAAATTTTTGGAGAATTATTCTTTTCACTAGATCCTAGCTATAGAGGGAAAAGTGGAGCCGTAAAAACTCAATATTCAAACTTACATGACGATGAAAAAGATCTTTTATATATTCCTGAAAATGTATTTATAATTGGCTCAATGAATGATATTGATAGAAGTGTTGAAAGTTTCGACTTTGCAATGCGTAGAAGATTTATGTGGAAAGAAATTACGAGTGAACAAAGTGCTGAGAATATGAATTTACCTGAAGATATAAAAACTAGGATGAACTCTTTAAATCAAAAAATTTCAGATATAGAAGGACTAAACAACTCTTACCATATTGGTGGAGCCTATTTTCTTGACATAAACGGAACACCGCAACAAGATTTTGATTCTATTTGGGAACTTCGTTTAGAACCTCTGCTAAAAGAATATTTAAGAGGCATTCCTGATAATGAAGAAAAAATAGAAGATTTAAAAAATGCTTATAACTCGTTATGAGAACAACAGATAATAACGGGGGGCAATCTATAGAA containing:
- a CDS encoding McrB family protein, with protein sequence MEKYKNFKSLLEYFIAHLEWLTTKDIKGRGYKIYIRDLIDGSNFYETGQGYRNGNIQNQVQNWSQYEDGFIYINIQPNYGKYNTVKCYLNWAETGLNITTIWNKNKINSLELQEYQWWTKPPKRIKLNTSKTVNELGLFDNKLPNDNLIFFFNNFKTLLIDWNKLEKKQQKMKNIQLYVNLLEQNKNIILTGAPGTGKTYLAKQIAKSMIGVETDEDLEKSGQFYFVQFHPSYDYTDFIEGLRPTKPDINGNIGFELKNGIFKEFCKKAIDVMAITSGQITEFTLDGYLKYLEVLELNIRTINNYKLRIEQLLGEKEITSKTDRKIIDKSTYQSLEEICDNFDNIKDFDDSNKFHRQYSSAVYNLINFKDNLLTKQSKKLDTPPPFIFIIDEINRGEISKIFGELFFSLDPSYRGKSGAVKTQYSNLHDDEKDLLYIPENVFIIGSMNDIDRSVESFDFAMRRRFMWKEITSEQSAENMNLPEDIKTRMNSLNQKISDIEGLNNSYHIGGAYFLDINGTPQQDFDSIWELRLEPLLKEYLRGIPDNEEKIEDLKNAYNSL
- a CDS encoding recombinase family protein encodes the protein MRIKYNRVSTLLQTGNRFEADKEKYDMVFLDKISGSVSFKDRPKSKELIKLIEEGKISEIVVEEFSRLGRNTGDVIQTLEWLEDEKINVVVRNIGLQSRPNGKKNAIWKMISSVMSSLYEMELENILERTSVGRMVYLQNGGILGRPIGTNEGDSNFINKPKNKKALEYLKKGRTLREIGKILEMSTKTVMKVKKVAIKLEMI